The following nucleotide sequence is from bacterium.
GACGGCACCGCCAACGCGGTGGCGGGCCCGCTCTTCGGCGTGTTCCTGCTGGTCTACGCCGCGGGCGTCTGGGGCATGCGACGGTGGGCGCTGCCGATGGGCGTCGCCTACGCGCTCTACGTCAGCGTCAACCTCGTCCTCTTCCGGCTGCGGACGCCGCCGCCGCCGGACCTGACAGGCCACCCGCTCTTCGCCCTGCTCTACGTGCTCGTCGCCCTCGGCTGCTCGTGGGGTGCCGTGCGCCTCCTGCGCCGGCGCCGTGCGGCGTTGCGCTGACTCGCGTCGCGCGCGACGCCCCCGCTAGAAGGAGCCGATGCAACCGTGGCGGGAGCGCGTGCGCGAGATCATCTTCGAAGCCGGAACGCCGGCGGGGAAGGCGTTCGACGTCGGCCTGCTCGCCGCCATCCTGCTGAGCGTGCTGGTCGTGATCCTGGACAGCGTGAGCAGCGTGCACCGGCAATGGGGCTGGCTCCTGCGCGGGGTCGAGTGGACGTTCACGCTCCTGTTCACGGTCGAGTACGTGCTGCGGCTCCTCTCCGTCGCACACCCGTGGCGTTACGCGCGCAGCTTCTTCGGCATCGTCGACCTGCTCGCGATCATCCCGACCTACCTGAGCGTGGTCGTGCCCGGCACGCACTCGCTGCTCGTGATCCGCACGCTGCGGCTGCTGCGGGTGTTCCGCATCTTCAAGCTCGGACGCTACGTCGGCGAGGCGGAGACGCTCGCCCGCGCGCTGCGCGCGAGCCGGCCGAAGATCCTGGTCTTCCTGTGGGCGGTGGTGGCGATCATCGTCGTCGCCGGCTCGACGATGTACCTCGTCGAAGGCGAGGCGAGCGGCTTCACGAGCATCCCCGTCGCCATGTACTGGGCGGCCGTGACCCTGACGACCGTCGGCTACGGCGACATCGCGCCGCAGACCACGCTCGGGCGCATTCTCGCCACCGGGCTCATGATCACCGGCTACGGCATCATCGCGATCCCGACCGGGATCGTCTCGGTCGAGCTCGCCGACGCCCGCCGGCGCCCCGTCGACACGCACGCGTGCCGCGGCTGCGGCGCCCAGGGGCACGACCCCGACGCGCGCTACTGCAACCAGTGCGGCGAGATGCTCTGAGCGGGCCATGCGGCGCGGCGGCGCTGCCGGGGGCCGTCGCCGACGCTGTGGCGTCTGCCGCGCGAAGGGCCATCGCAATCTCCGTTGCGCCCTCGCGGAGACGCGTGGGATAGTCCCGGCGGATGGTCGGGCCCGCGCCGTTCCCCGGTCGCATCAACGTCGAGCTGACCAACCACTGCAACCAGCGCTGCGTCCTCTGCCCCCGCCAGGCGTTCACCCGGCCTCTCGGCTTCATGGACCCCGCCGTCTTCGAGCGTGTGGCGCGCGAGTGCGCCGAGCACGGGACGCGGCTGTGGCTGCACTTCCTCGGCGAGCCGCTCCTGCACCGCCGGCTCGTCGACCTCGTGCGGCTCGCGAAGGACGCCGGCGTCGCCGAGGTGGGGCTCTCGACCAACGGCGTCTCGCTGCACGGGCGCCTCGCCGACGGGCTCGTCGACGCCGGCCTCGACCGCCTCGAGTGCTCGATGGACGCGGGCGACGCCGAGGCCTACCGCGCGATGCGCGGCCGCGACCACTTCGACCGCGTGGTCGCGAACGTGCGGGGTTTCCTCGCCCGCAAGCGCGCGCTCGGCCGCGAGCGGCCCGTCACCTCGATCCAGTTCATGCGCACGCCGGCGGTCGAGGCGGCGCTGCCCGAGCTGATCGCCGCCTGGCGGCCGCTGCTCGGGCCGCGCGACTTCGTGATGACGATCGCGCCCGCGTCGTTCGCCGGCGCGATCGACGTCGCGCCGGCGCCGCTCTCCGCGGCGCGCGGACCGTGCCGCTGGCTGTTCTCGTCGCTCATGGTGCTCCAGGACGGCACCGTGACCATGTGCGGCGCCGACTGGGACGCGCGCGCCCCGCTCGGCAACGTCCGCGACACGCGGCTCGCCGACCTCTGGCACGGCGCCGAGTTGGAGCGCCGCCGGCGCGCGCATCGCGAGGGGCGCTTCGACGACGTCGCCGTCTGCCGGGGCTGCGACGACTGGCGGCTCGCCGACGGCCACGGCTACCGCAACGTGCTCGCCTCATGAGCGACCGCATCCCGTTCTTCCAGCACGACCTCGGCGCGCCCGAGCTCGAGGCCCTGGGCGCCGCACTGCGCGGCGCGATCCTCACGACGGGCGACACGGTGGCCGAGTTCGAGCGCCGCTTCGCGGCCATGCTGGGCGTGGCGCACGCGGTCGGCGTGACCAGCTGTACGGCGGCGCTGCACCTGGCGCTCCTCGCCGTCGGCGTGCGCCCGGGCGACGAGGTGATCACGACGCCGATGACGTTCGTCGCCACCGCGACGGCGGTCCTGCAGGCGGGTGCGCGGCCGGTGTTCGTCGACGTCGAGCCGGGCACGGGCAACCTCGATGCGGCGCGGGTCGAGGCCGCGATCGGGCCGCGCACGCGCGCGCTCCTGCCGGTGCACCTCTTCGGCCAGATGTGCGACATGCGCGCGCTGCGTGCCATCGCCGACCGCCACGGGCTCGCGCTGGTGGAGGACGCCGCGCACTGCATCGAGGGCCGGCGCGACGGCGTGGGCGTCGGCACCCTGTCCGACGCCGCCTGCTTCTCGTTCTACGCGACCAAGAACATGACGTCGGGGGAGGGCGGGGCGATCGTCACGCGCGACCGGACCCGCGCCGAGCACCTGCGGCTCCTGCGCCAGCAGGGCCTCACGTCGGGGGCGGCGGAGCGCGAGCGGCACGGCTATCGCCACCGCGACATGGTGACGATGGGGTGGAAGTACAACATGTACAACCTCCAGGCGGCGCTGCTGCTGCCGCAGCTGGAGCGCCTCGGCGCCAACCTGACGCGGCGCCGCGTCCTCGCGGCGCGCTACGCCGAGCGGCTCGCCGGCGTGCCCCACGTGACGGTGCCGCCGGTCGAGGCCGGCGTCGAGCACGCCTGGCACGTCTTCGCAGTGCGCGTGGACGGCGTGCCGCGCGACGCGCTGGTGGCGGCGCTCCAGGAGGCCGGCGTCGGCGTGACCGTCCACTACTACCCGCCGGTGCACCTCATGGGCTTCTTCCGCGAGACCTTCGGCCACCGGCCGGGCAGCCATCCGGCGGCCGAGGCCATTGCCGCGACCACCCTCTCGCTGCC
It contains:
- a CDS encoding ion transporter; translated protein: MQPWRERVREIIFEAGTPAGKAFDVGLLAAILLSVLVVILDSVSSVHRQWGWLLRGVEWTFTLLFTVEYVLRLLSVAHPWRYARSFFGIVDLLAIIPTYLSVVVPGTHSLLVIRTLRLLRVFRIFKLGRYVGEAETLARALRASRPKILVFLWAVVAIIVVAGSTMYLVEGEASGFTSIPVAMYWAAVTLTTVGYGDIAPQTTLGRILATGLMITGYGIIAIPTGIVSVELADARRRPVDTHACRGCGAQGHDPDARYCNQCGEML
- a CDS encoding radical SAM protein, whose amino-acid sequence is MVGPAPFPGRINVELTNHCNQRCVLCPRQAFTRPLGFMDPAVFERVARECAEHGTRLWLHFLGEPLLHRRLVDLVRLAKDAGVAEVGLSTNGVSLHGRLADGLVDAGLDRLECSMDAGDAEAYRAMRGRDHFDRVVANVRGFLARKRALGRERPVTSIQFMRTPAVEAALPELIAAWRPLLGPRDFVMTIAPASFAGAIDVAPAPLSAARGPCRWLFSSLMVLQDGTVTMCGADWDARAPLGNVRDTRLADLWHGAELERRRRAHREGRFDDVAVCRGCDDWRLADGHGYRNVLAS
- a CDS encoding DegT/DnrJ/EryC1/StrS family aminotransferase; protein product: MSDRIPFFQHDLGAPELEALGAALRGAILTTGDTVAEFERRFAAMLGVAHAVGVTSCTAALHLALLAVGVRPGDEVITTPMTFVATATAVLQAGARPVFVDVEPGTGNLDAARVEAAIGPRTRALLPVHLFGQMCDMRALRAIADRHGLALVEDAAHCIEGRRDGVGVGTLSDAACFSFYATKNMTSGEGGAIVTRDRTRAEHLRLLRQQGLTSGAAERERHGYRHRDMVTMGWKYNMYNLQAALLLPQLERLGANLTRRRVLAARYAERLAGVPHVTVPPVEAGVEHAWHVFAVRVDGVPRDALVAALQEAGVGVTVHYYPPVHLMGFFRETFGHRPGSHPAAEAIAATTLSLPFYPAMPEAVVDEVAERMARCVSNLAGRAEAVVRSAARGEGT